The Sander vitreus isolate 19-12246 chromosome 5, sanVit1, whole genome shotgun sequence genome includes a region encoding these proteins:
- the LOC144517566 gene encoding uncharacterized protein LOC144517566, whose amino-acid sequence MAILRTTLCAFLMVTVALTKPICLNEGEDSSKSSESSETNSSEETAAHVGPSQEPVQPTPTEADVPTATEGAAVLLPSAEAGPSPATLETSALPYPEDPQTSTDTDASQLIPDDPSQTALGVDISQDMPNSDPTQDSINADTVHVLPDPEVSLVVSGTNQPPFTATTYQRFPQGATPPSPPNVINPTPPPFSTGPPLTIPVDSALTSAPVCFTFQFSTPEPKPPRGDSI is encoded by the exons ATGGCAATTCTGAGGACTACACTTTGTGCTTTCCTCATGGTGACTGTGGCGTTGACCAAACCA ATCTGCCTGAATGAGGGTGAGGATTCATCCAAGTCATCAGAATCCAGTGAGACAAATTCATCAGAGGAGACTGCCGCCCATGTCGGGCCTTCACAGGAACCCGTGCAGCCGACGCCTACAGAGGCAGACGTGCCTACTGCTACGGAGGGTGCTGCTGTCCTACTTCCCTCTGCAGAAGCGGGGCCTTCTCCAGCCACCCTGGAGACTTCGGCCCTGCCATACCCCGAGGACCCACAAACCTCCACCGATACCGACGCTTCGCAACTCATTCCAGACGACCCTTCCCAAACTGCTCTGGGCGTAGACATTTCTCAGGACATGCCGAATTCGGATCCTACGCAGGACTCAATTAACGCCGACACTGTGCACGTCCTGCCAGATCCAGAGGTCTCACTAGTTGTTAGTGGCACAAACCAACCACCATTCACCGCCACCACATACCAAAGATTCCCCCAGGGTGCCACTCCACCCTCTCCTCCAAATGTCATCAACCCAACACCTCCGCCATTCTCCACAGGTCCGCCCCTGACAATCCCCGTCGATTCCGCCCTGACTAGTGCCCCTGTCTGTTTCACTTTCCAGTTTTCCACCCCCGAGCCGAAACCCCCTAGAGGAGACAGCATTTGA
- the lrp13a gene encoding low-density lipoprotein receptor-related protein 2, with protein MLHFGISVRFILSVAMGGCWLLCAVLVQLLGSVQGEPVVLAGTSPLRCGLGFTPCKGGSECVLYNHVCDGEPDCKDGSDEEDCASECNTDQFQCAHGKKCLPKDQMCDGVTQCQDRSDEIHCTAQTDDCVHHCDGKSRCLPANLICDGERDCLDGTDEANCEYQEEDGYGKEEGASTTSVPTSSVGSPTPIKCPLGSKPCKDNTECVLYSHVCDGEADCRDGSDERECLSACETDQFQCAHGKKCIAQSQVCDGVPQCQDRSDELGCAKLMEGCAHQCDNKSRCIPSSFLCDGDRDCVDGSDEKNCVDEGCSATEFKCANGQCVSATMLCDGHPDCLDRSDEESCSSAPVCTTKHRCPQSKECLVQEWFCDGDQDCKDGTDEKDCPVALVNCGEFQWSCTSKTKCIPISWRCDRMKDCDDDSDETECRMVTCLAHQFQCGSQECLDPSLVCNGITNCADGSDEGGSCQMSCAEADNKRCSQSCYSTPQGTRCGCEAGFSFMADGLTCADIDECEGRSPGVCSQLCINNQGSYQCDCHPGYVKEADGHSCKITGEPFLLSSVQTDLFLFGLRSRSLDVLSSSAKKAILSLDYDWRKQRVYWVSLDAESIRWSSMDQKTTGTLIKGVRADSIAVDWLGRNLYWIDGVNSQIVAARLSTATVKSLDHSVILDEDLEQPRSLALLPQKGLMFWTEIGTVVKIERAGMDGSERKAVVNSSLGWPGGVAVDTISDRVYWTDERLRAIGSATLDGDDIRILQMKETTNPFSLALFNDMLYWSDAKKRVVLAAHKISGKNCQVLLKRLRQPFGVKVIHPLLQMGIDSPCENMDCSHMCVLAPGPKAVCKCPSGLLLAEDGLTCSSLVNSAFLLILSPSTVTQIYLQSQHTAGELKGWPEHVALQVPSVNEAAIMDYCLRDHTLFLTDDGTTSLSSFKLKESDLSSKDQLLKLLGNTITAMALDWITLNIYWSSNKQPRLQVTSSTGAHTAVLIKEGIGQVRSIALHPPNGRVCFANMGQQGTSTVATVECANMDGAGRSVVCKDAVQPTSLVFSSNGDTIYWADAGLGTIGSIKLDGSGYRELKTGDGLAAVALSDGTLLWITVSDKTRLWYRDEQHQNKLWFEVDSEVISLKAFSKSSQIGSNKCTENGNCQHLCLATPRGRTCKCAHDHILVNSTHCSPEQRCPSGSRPCLDQFQCQPVEKFCNGHVDCYDHSDENCVRLKRLSKAIVLAPTQPRSSSFPRPSTQTPLSEDTGLNTTLNVNGQLSNLDVQQCSERRCSGNGRCVETDGNPACVCSLAYRGESCQDHLLKTMKGPIVYAAAGLCAGVVFIAVMAVVIRRKKSANERRARSVALKETSMTDLENKAETGQENKAKTSVENGTSTDQENGAETGLENGAETCTQTVPADADKPEVDLPKNSIN; from the exons ATGCTACACTTCGGCATTTCGGTTCGTTTTATTTTATCTGTGGCGATGGGAGGATGTTGGCTTCTTTGTGCAGTCTTAGTGCAGTTGTTAGGGTCCGTGCAAGGTGAGCCAG ttgttttAGCTGGAACAAGTCCTTTGAGGTGTGGATTGGGCTTTACACCGTGCAAGGGGGGCTCAGAGTGTGTCCTCTACAACCATGTGTGTGATGGTGAGCCGGACTGCAAGGATGGTTCAGATGAAGAGGACTGTGCATCAGAATGCAATACAG ATCAGTTCCAGTGTGCTCATGGGAAAAAGTGTCTACCCAAGGACCAGATGTGTGATGGTGTAACTCAGTGTCAGGACCGTTCTGATGAAATCCATTGTACGGCGCAAACTGACGACTGTGTTCACCACTGTGACGGCAAGAGTCGCTGCTTACCTGCAAACCTGATCTGTGATGGAGAGCGGGATTGTTTGGACGGCACAGATGAAGCCAACTGTG AGTACCAAGAGGAAGATGGATATGGAAAGGAAGAAGGGGCTAGTACAACCTCTGTGCCCACTTCCTCTGTTGGCTCACCTACGCCCATCAAGTGTCCTTTGGGCTCTAAACCCTGCAAGGACAACACAGAGTGTGTCCTTTACAGCCATGTGTGTGATGGCGAAGCAGACTGCAGGGATGGCTCAGATGAGAGAGAATGCTTATCAGCATGTGAAACGG ACCAGTTCCAGTGTGCGCATGGAAAGAAGTGCATAGCGCAGAGCCAGGTGTGCGACGGTGTGCCTCAGTGTCAGGACCGCTCGGATGAGCTGGGATGTGCCAAGCTGATGGAGGGCTGCGCGCACCAGTGTGATAACAAGAGCCGCTGCATTCCCAGCAGCTTTCTCTGTGACGGGGATAGGGACTGTGTGGACGGCAGTGACGAAAAAAACTGTG TTGACGAGGGCTGCAGTGCCACAGAGTTCAAGTGTGCTAATGGCCAGTGTGTGTCGGCCACAATGCTTTGTGATGGCCACCCAGACTGCTTGGACCGCTCCGATGAGGAGAGCTGCAGCAGCGCACCGGTCTGCACCACCAAACACCGCTGCCCCCAGAGCAAGGAGTGTCTGGTGCAGGAGTGGTTCTGTGATGGAGATCAGGACTGCAAAGATGGCACAGATGAGAAG GATTGTCCTGTGGCTCTAGTGAACTGTGGTGAGTTCCAGTGGTCGTGTACATCCAAGACCAAGTGTATCCCTATATCCTGGAGGTGTGACCGCATGAAGGACTGTGACGATGACAGTGACGAGACTGAAT GTAGGATGGTGACATGCCTTGCTCACCAGTTCCAGTGTGGCAGCCAGGAGTGCCTGGATCCATCCCTGGTGTGTAACGGCATTACCAACTGTGCCGACGGCTCTGACGAGGGAGGCAGCTGCCAGATGAGCTGTGCAGAGGCAGATAACAAGCGCTGCTCCCAGAGCTGCTACAGCACGCCACAGGGAACG CGTTGTGGCTGTGAGGCAGGCTTCAGTTTCATGGCGGACGGGCTGACCTGTGCCGATATCGACGAGTGTGAAGGCCGGAGCCCAGGCGTGTGCAGTCAGCTGTGCATCAACAATCAAGGCTCATACCAATGCGACTGTCACCCAGGCTACGTAAAGGAGGCAGATGGGCACAGCTGCAAGATCACCG GTGAACCCTTCCTGTTGTCGTCAGTCCAAACGGACCTCTTCTTGTTTGGCCTGCGCAGTCGCAGCCTTGATGTGTTGTCCTCCTCTGCCAAGAAGGCCATCCTCTCCCTGGACTATGACTGGAGGAAGCAGAGGGTCTATTGGGTCAGTCTGGACGCTGAAAGCATCAGGTGGTCCTCAATGGACCAGAAGACCACAGGAACGCTGATTAAAG GTGTCCGGGCTGATTCCATTGCCGTGGACTGGCTCGGGAGGAACCTGTACTGGATTGACGGAGTGAACAGTCAGATTGTTGCAGCCAGACTGTCCACAGCCACTGTGAAGTCATTGGACCACAGCGTCATCCTGGATGAAGACCTGGAACAGCCTCGCTCTCTGGCACTGCTGCCACAAAAAGG GTTGATGTTCTGGACAGAGATTGGTACTGTAGTGAAGATAGAGCGCGCCGGCATGGACGGGTCAGAGAGGAAGGCAGTGGTAAACTCCAGTCTGGGCTGGCCGGGTGGTGTGGCTGTCGACACAATCTCTGACAGAGTTTACTGGACAGATGAAAGGCTGAGGGCCATTGGATCTGCAACACTGGATGGAGATGACATTCGG aTTCTACAGATGAAGGAGACCACCAACCCATTCTCCCTGGCACTGTTCAATGACATGCTCTACTGGTCAGATGCCAAAAAGCGAGTGGTGCTGGCTGCTCATAAAATCTCTGGCAAAAACTGTCAAGTTCTCCTGAAAAGACTCAGACAACCTTTTGGTGTGAAG GTCATCCACCCATTGCTCCAGATGGGCATTGATAGCCCCTGCGAGAACATGGACTGTTCCCACATGTGTGTGTTGGCCCCAGGACCCAAGGCTGTGTGCAAGTGTCCCTCTGGTCTTTTACTGGCTGAGGATGGCCTGACGTGCTCCAGCCTTGTCAATTCAGCGTTCCTGCTGATTCTATCTCCCTCCACCGTCACCCAG ATCTACTTGCAGTCCCAACACACGGCAGGAGAGCTGAAGGGCTGGCCTGAACACGTGGCCCTACAGGTGCCCAGCGTCAATGAAGCAGCCATCATGGACTACTGCCTACGTGACCACACCCTGTTcttgacggacgacggcacaacCTCACTTAGCTCCTTTAAACTAAAGGAATCTGACTTGTCCTCCAAGGACCAGCTTCTGAAACTCCTGGGCAACACAATCACCGCCATGGCTCTGGACTGGATAACACTTAACATCTACTGGAGCAGCAACAAACAGCCCCGCCTGCAAGTCACCTCCAGCACCGGCGCACACACTGCCGTTCTCATAAAGGAAGGTATTGGGCAAGTGCGATCCATTGCCCTCCACCCTCCAAATGGAAGAGTTTGTTTTGCCAACATGGGCCAGCAGGGTACGAGTACCGTGGCTACTGTAGAGTGTGCCAACATGGACGGTGCTGGGCGGAGTGTGGTGTGCAAGGATGCTGTCCAGCCCACATCGCTGGTGTTCTCCAGTAATGGGGATACAATTTACTGGGCTGACGCAG GTTTAGGGACCATTGGCTCTATCAAGCTTGATGGCTCTGGATACAGAGAGTTGAAGACAGGTGATGGCCTGGCTGCTGTCGCTCTGAGTGATGGCACACTGCTCTGGATTACTGTCAGTG ACAAGACCAGGCTCTGGTACAGAGATGAGCAACATCAAAACAAGTTGTGGTTTGAGGTCGACTCAGAAGTGATCAGCTTAAAGGCTTTCAGCAAATCCAGTCAGATTG gttcAAACAAGTGCACAGAAAACGGCAACTGCCAGCACTTATGCCTTGCCACCCCAAGAGGTCGGACATGCAAGTGTGCCCATGACCACATCCTTGTGAATTCCACCCACTGTAGCCCGGAGCAGCGCTGCCCCAGTGGCAGCAGGCCCTGCCTGGATCAATTCCAATGCCAGCCTGTTGAGAAGTTCTGTAACGGTCATGTTGACTGCTATGACCACTCAGACGAGAACT GTGTCCGTCTGAAGCGGTTGTCAAAAGCCATTGTCCTAGCTCCCACTCAGCCccgcagctcctcttttcctcGTCCATCCACTCAAACTCCTCTCTCTGAAGACACTGGCCTGAACACCACCCTGAATGTAAACGGTCAGCTCAGTAACCTGGACGTCCAGCAGTGCAGCGAAAGACGCTGCAGTGGCAACGGGCGCTGTGTGGAGACCGATGGAAaccctgcgtgtgtgtgttcactggcCTACAGGGGGGAATCCTGTCAAGACCATCTCCTGAAGACCATGAAGGGTCCCATTGTCTATGCTGCCGCGGGGCTCTGTGCAGGAGTGGTGTTCATTGCTGTGATGGCAGTGGTGATTAGGAGGAAGAAGAGTGCCAACGAAAG GAGAGCTAGATCAGTAGCATTAAAGGAAACTAGTATGACTGACCTGGAGAACAAAGCTGAAACTGGTCAGGAGAACAAAGCGAAGACCAGTGTAGAAAATGGAACTTCAACCGATCAGGAAAACGGAGCTGAGACCGGTCTGGAAAACGGAGCCGAGACCTGTACCCAAACTGTCCCAGCAGACGCAGACAAACCAGAGGTGGACCTCCCCAAAAACTCCATAAACTAG